A DNA window from Paraburkholderia sp. PGU19 contains the following coding sequences:
- a CDS encoding carboxypeptidase-like regulatory domain-containing protein, whose product MGIRLNPQGFIAAALSAALTLSLASGAWAQQATDNSSAGNTNGGGMPQTQRQGDVEYLSGGVGADESHALERARSQWPLGLNFTGSGSDYLADVQVRIVDSHNAEVLNATSQGPYMLVRVRPGQYTVRASYKGNEQSKSVTVPAKGGTRSTFHWAIQ is encoded by the coding sequence ATGGGAATCCGACTTAATCCACAAGGCTTCATTGCAGCAGCACTGAGCGCTGCACTTACCCTCAGCCTGGCCAGCGGCGCCTGGGCGCAGCAAGCAACCGACAACTCCAGCGCGGGCAACACCAACGGTGGCGGCATGCCACAGACTCAGCGTCAAGGTGACGTTGAGTACCTATCGGGCGGTGTCGGAGCCGACGAGTCGCATGCGCTGGAGCGTGCGCGTAGCCAGTGGCCGCTTGGACTGAACTTCACCGGCTCGGGCTCGGACTACCTTGCCGACGTTCAGGTCAGGATCGTCGATTCCCATAACGCGGAAGTACTGAACGCAACGTCACAGGGCCCATACATGCTGGTACGTGTACGTCCGGGCCAGTACACCGTGCGTGCGAGCTATAAGGGCAATGAACAGAGCAAGTCGGTCACTGTGCCGGCCAAGGGCGGTACCAGGTCAACCTTCCATTGGGCGATTCAATAA
- a CDS encoding cold-shock protein, with protein sequence MATGTVKWFNDAKGFGFITPDEGGEDLFAHFSEIKTEGFKSLQENQKVSFDVKMGPKGKQAANIKPV encoded by the coding sequence ATGGCAACTGGCACAGTGAAATGGTTCAACGATGCGAAGGGGTTTGGTTTCATTACTCCGGATGAAGGTGGTGAAGACCTGTTCGCCCACTTCTCTGAAATCAAGACTGAAGGCTTCAAGTCGTTGCAGGAAAACCAGAAAGTAAGCTTCGATGTGAAGATGGGGCCGAAGGGCAAGCAAGCTGCGAATATCAAGCCTGTCTGA
- a CDS encoding IS3 family transposase (programmed frameshift), with translation MNKKVTKFSPEVRERAVRLVREQRSEHPSMWSAVESIAPMIGCTPQTLHEWVKRDQVDHDERDGVTSDERERLKALEREVKELRRANEILKVASAFFGPGGARPPFQVLKAFIDQHRDTFGVEPICKVLRIAPSGYRRHAAQLRDPSRRSVRAIRDERLRPEIERVWRANMQVYGADKVWKQMNRERIAVARCTVERLMKQLGLRGVMRGKRVRTTVPDAIAPRPLDRVNRQFKAARPNQLWVSDFTYVSTWQGGLYVAFVIDVFARRIVGWRVSTSMTTDFVLDALEQALYARRPGDDGTLIHHSDRGSQYVSIRYSERLAEAGIEPSVGSRGDSYDNALAETINGLYKAELIHRRAWKTRESVELATLEWVAWFNHHRLMEPLGYIPPAEAEANYYRQLETAAAEPVLT, from the exons ATGAACAAGAAGGTAACCAAGTTTTCCCCGGAAGTCCGGGAGCGCGCAGTGCGTCTGGTGCGCGAGCAGCGTAGCGAACATCCGTCGATGTGGTCGGCGGTCGAATCGATTGCGCCGATGATCGGCTGCACACCGCAGACACTGCACGAGTGGGTCAAGCGCGACCAGGTCGACCACGATGAGCGCGATGGTGTGACCTCAGACGAGCGCGAGCGCCTCAAGGCCTTGGAGCGCGAAGTCAAGGAGTTGCGTCGTGCCAACGAGATTCTCAAGGTCGCGAGCGCGTTTTTCG GCCCAGGCGGAGCTCGACCGCCGTTTCAAGTCCTGAAGGCCTTTATCGATCAGCATCGCGACACCTTCGGGGTCGAGCCGATCTGCAAGGTCTTGCGGATTGCCCCGTCGGGCTACCGACGCCATGCCGCGCAGCTTCGTGATCCGTCGCGGCGCTCTGTTCGCGCAATCCGCGATGAACGTCTGCGGCCGGAGATCGAGCGTGTGTGGCGGGCCAACATGCAGGTCTACGGCGCCGATAAAGTCTGGAAGCAGATGAACCGGGAGCGTATCGCGGTGGCGCGCTGCACGGTCGAACGGTTGATGAAGCAACTGGGTTTGCGCGGCGTGATGCGAGGCAAGCGTGTTCGCACGACTGTTCCAGATGCCATAGCCCCGCGCCCACTGGATCGGGTCAATCGCCAGTTCAAGGCGGCACGGCCGAACCAGCTCTGGGTTTCGGATTTCACCTACGTTTCGACGTGGCAGGGCGGGCTGTACGTGGCCTTCGTGATCGACGTGTTCGCTCGCCGTATTGTCGGCTGGCGCGTCAGCACCTCGATGACCACGGACTTCGTTCTGGATGCACTTGAACAGGCGCTTTACGCGCGACGCCCGGGCGACGACGGGACCTTGATACACCATTCGGACAGAGGGTCCCAATACGTCAGCATTCGCTATAGCGAACGGCTGGCCGAAGCGGGCATCGAACCGTCGGTCGGCAGCCGGGGCGACAGCTATGACAACGCCTTGGCTGAAACGATCAACGGCTTGTACAAGGCTGAACTGATTCATCGCCGCGCCTGGAAAACGCGGGAATCCGTTGAACTGGCAACGCTGGAGTGGGTGGCCTGGTTCAATCATCATCGATTGATGGAACCCCTCGGCTATATCCCGCCCGCCGAAGCTGAGGCAAACTACTATCGGCAACTTGAAACAGCTGCCGCTGAACCCGTATTAACTTAA
- a CDS encoding glycosyltransferase family 4 protein, producing the protein MPKLPAVFMVGAFPPPVHGLSMANEAIAERLNGRARIVKFDTVGARVRSGWAGRLCRLGTGWAVLRFAVMAAVRRPSSIYIGLSGGPGQLYDGMFALIGNLLHVPVFIHHHSFRYINRPSRLTRLVFDLAGNATHIVLCPDMAVRLKQLYPTSVGETLVLSNTSLFPAAPGGHARVRGERPLTLGFLSNITREKGVFVFFDVLSALDRRGLQVRATIAGPVADAIGDEFNAALIRHPRADYVGPVSGEKKTNFYKSIDLLVFPSSYENEAEPLTVIEAIGFGVPVIASDKGCIPSTLRRGGGACVVDDERMAERIADFVVDVASSPGVYEALSCGAVASVMNQAPSQAAALRKLLGMLTRTDAVDGYVISDRRIDS; encoded by the coding sequence ATGCCAAAGCTTCCCGCAGTATTCATGGTAGGCGCGTTTCCACCGCCTGTTCATGGGCTGTCGATGGCGAACGAAGCAATCGCCGAGCGCTTGAACGGTCGCGCCCGGATCGTCAAATTCGACACTGTAGGGGCACGAGTAAGATCTGGATGGGCAGGCCGTCTCTGCCGGCTCGGCACTGGTTGGGCCGTCTTGCGTTTCGCGGTCATGGCAGCCGTGCGGCGACCATCGTCAATCTATATCGGCCTCTCAGGTGGGCCTGGTCAATTGTACGATGGGATGTTCGCGTTAATTGGAAACCTGCTGCACGTCCCGGTGTTCATTCACCATCACAGCTTCCGGTACATCAACAGACCATCACGTTTGACGCGACTGGTCTTCGATCTTGCGGGCAACGCAACCCACATCGTGTTGTGCCCCGATATGGCGGTGCGCCTAAAACAGCTGTACCCGACATCGGTTGGGGAAACGCTGGTGTTGTCCAATACCTCATTGTTTCCAGCAGCGCCAGGTGGGCACGCACGGGTACGCGGAGAGCGTCCGCTGACACTGGGATTTTTGTCGAATATCACACGCGAGAAAGGGGTCTTCGTATTTTTCGACGTGCTTTCCGCACTCGATCGACGAGGTCTTCAAGTTCGAGCAACTATAGCCGGGCCCGTCGCCGACGCGATCGGGGATGAATTCAATGCGGCGTTAATTCGCCATCCTAGAGCAGATTATGTCGGCCCGGTTTCGGGCGAAAAAAAGACGAACTTCTACAAGTCAATCGACTTGCTGGTTTTTCCATCCAGTTATGAAAACGAGGCCGAACCGCTCACCGTCATCGAGGCAATCGGATTTGGCGTCCCTGTTATCGCATCCGACAAGGGATGCATTCCTTCGACATTGCGGCGGGGCGGCGGAGCCTGCGTTGTCGACGATGAGCGAATGGCAGAACGCATCGCGGATTTCGTGGTCGACGTCGCTAGCTCTCCAGGCGTCTATGAGGCACTCTCGTGTGGTGCGGTGGCGTCCGTGATGAACCAAGCCCCAAGTCAGGCCGCTGCGCTTCGCAAGCTCCTTGGAATGCTGACACGGACAGATGCGGTAGATGGTTATGTCATCTCGGACCGGCGGATAGATTCTTAG
- a CDS encoding aspartate/glutamate racemase family protein, which translates to MSTTSLQHDAFMKLDFALDDGVAQRAAIGLIVLATDHTIEHEWRELLRQDGVAFYESRLQNSPDITPARLAEIESRIAPAVGLLLPGERLDVVAFGCTSAAMVIGEERVFARIREARPGIACTTPITGAVAALNALQVRRAALLTPYIRSINEFMRDYIEARGIAVARIASFEHADDNEVARIDARSLCTAIGQLARQADVDAVFVSCTSLRVGALIPQLEAATGKPIISSNFAMAWHALRLAGVPDSEPQLGRLFAL; encoded by the coding sequence ATGAGCACGACCTCACTGCAGCACGACGCCTTCATGAAGCTCGATTTCGCGCTCGACGACGGCGTCGCGCAGCGCGCGGCAATCGGCCTCATCGTTCTGGCAACCGACCACACGATCGAACACGAATGGCGTGAACTGCTCCGGCAGGACGGCGTCGCTTTTTATGAAAGCCGCTTGCAGAACTCGCCGGATATCACACCGGCACGACTGGCGGAAATTGAATCGCGCATCGCCCCGGCCGTCGGGTTGCTCCTGCCAGGCGAGCGGCTCGATGTGGTGGCGTTCGGCTGCACGTCGGCGGCAATGGTGATCGGCGAGGAGCGCGTGTTTGCACGCATTCGCGAGGCGCGTCCCGGCATCGCCTGCACGACCCCAATCACGGGTGCCGTCGCAGCCCTCAATGCGCTGCAGGTGCGGCGTGCCGCGTTGCTGACGCCGTATATCCGCTCCATTAACGAGTTCATGCGCGACTACATCGAAGCGCGCGGGATTGCCGTGGCCCGCATCGCATCATTCGAGCACGCAGACGATAACGAGGTCGCCCGGATCGACGCCCGGTCGCTTTGCACAGCGATCGGGCAGCTTGCGCGGCAAGCCGATGTGGACGCGGTGTTCGTCTCCTGCACGAGCCTGCGTGTCGGTGCGCTGATCCCACAGCTTGAGGCGGCGACAGGCAAGCCTATCATCTCGAGCAACTTCGCGATGGCCTGGCACGCGTTGCGACTTGCTGGCGTGCCCGATAGCGAGCCGCAACTAGGGCGGTTGTTTGCACTGTAG
- a CDS encoding IS3 family transposase (programmed frameshift), whose translation MFKVPNHAYTAEFRAAAVQRIKDGQSIRAVARELKMSPQTLRNWVKAAEAGKLNGAGTKAVTPEQMELSRLRAENKRLQMELEIGKKSGGVLREGPPLKYAWIDMQCRHFPLSALCEVLSVSLNGYRAWKRGGTPERKRLSNEQLLALIRTIHAEVKGAYGSPRMTEEIRARGFPASKERVERLMRENGIRARHKKRYKVTTDSKHKLPVAENLLERNFTPTAPNRVFTSDITYIWTDEGWLYLAIVLDLFNREVVGWSIKPRMTADIVIDALTMAWFRRRPEPGAMHHSDRGSQYASHDFQRKLTEYGMRCSMSRKGNCWDNAPTESFFNSLKNERVHATRYRTHQEAMADLFEYLEVFYNRSRRHSSLGFASPVQFLQDWIKAQQTKDAAA comes from the exons ATGTTCAAGGTACCAAACCATGCATATACGGCTGAGTTCAGGGCGGCCGCAGTACAACGGATCAAGGATGGGCAAAGCATCCGTGCCGTGGCCCGTGAATTGAAGATGTCACCGCAGACACTGCGCAACTGGGTGAAAGCTGCAGAGGCAGGAAAGCTGAACGGCGCCGGGACAAAGGCTGTGACGCCGGAACAAATGGAGCTGTCGCGCCTGCGAGCCGAAAACAAGCGCCTGCAGATGGAACTTGAAATCG GTAAAAAAAGCGGCGGCGTTCTTCGCGAAGGACCTCCTTTGAAGTACGCCTGGATTGATATGCAGTGCCGGCACTTTCCGCTGTCGGCCCTGTGCGAGGTCCTGTCGGTCAGTCTGAACGGCTATAGAGCATGGAAGCGCGGTGGCACGCCCGAGCGCAAACGCCTGAGCAACGAACAGTTGCTGGCGCTGATCCGCACTATCCACGCCGAGGTCAAGGGCGCCTATGGATCGCCACGGATGACCGAGGAGATTCGCGCCCGTGGCTTTCCGGCCAGCAAGGAACGGGTCGAGCGGCTCATGCGCGAGAACGGTATCCGGGCCCGGCACAAGAAGCGCTACAAGGTAACGACGGACTCGAAGCACAAGCTGCCAGTCGCAGAGAATCTGCTAGAGCGCAACTTTACGCCGACGGCGCCGAATCGCGTGTTCACTTCGGATATCACGTACATCTGGACCGACGAGGGCTGGCTGTATCTGGCGATCGTGCTGGACCTGTTCAACCGGGAAGTTGTCGGCTGGTCGATCAAGCCGCGCATGACGGCGGACATCGTGATCGACGCGCTGACAATGGCGTGGTTTCGACGTCGGCCCGAGCCGGGCGCCATGCATCACTCCGACCGTGGTAGCCAGTACGCGAGCCACGACTTCCAGCGCAAGCTGACGGAATATGGCATGCGCTGCTCGATGAGTCGCAAGGGAAACTGCTGGGACAACGCGCCGACGGAAAGCTTTTTTAACAGCCTGAAAAACGAGCGCGTCCATGCGACACGTTACCGGACGCATCAGGAAGCGATGGCAGACTTGTTTGAATACCTGGAAGTGTTTTATAACCGCAGTCGTCGTCATTCGTCGCTCGGCTTCGCATCGCCGGTTCAGTTTCTGCAAGACTGGATCAAAGCTCAGCAGACCAAGGATGCCGCTGCGTAA
- a CDS encoding branched-chain amino acid ABC transporter substrate-binding protein encodes MNAQNNGMPDAFRVLRQTVAAAIFGLATLAALTPEVAHSQTIKIGVPVPLSGSSANAGTDIVNGAKLAAAKINAAGGLLGKQVELVPEDDACDAQTAVQAAQKLVDAGVVAVAGGYCSSAALPELTTFHRSGIPYVLDASTNPKLTEMGYDNVFRTIGRDDQQGPFAASFIKNSLHAKRAAVIDDNTTYSKGLAQNTVDALKKGGVEVVYADSITPGQMDYSPTLTKVASLKPDVIYYTGYFSEAGLLVKEARQLGLKMTLMGGDATNDPTLMKTAGPAADGMIITTSPLAQFLSGAHSYVDDYTKAYGQGPGPYSVYEYDAVAVTAKAIADAKSADPKAIIAALHKIKDYAGLTGTIGFDPKGDRSRAVYITIIVRNDQFAAYQRQDSGGHWVAMK; translated from the coding sequence ATGAATGCTCAGAACAATGGCATGCCCGACGCCTTCCGCGTGCTACGGCAAACCGTTGCTGCGGCTATCTTCGGTCTGGCGACACTCGCCGCGCTCACCCCCGAAGTGGCGCATAGCCAGACCATCAAGATCGGCGTACCGGTGCCGCTTTCGGGTAGCAGCGCCAACGCCGGCACCGATATCGTGAACGGCGCCAAACTGGCGGCCGCGAAGATCAACGCGGCGGGCGGCCTGCTGGGTAAGCAGGTCGAACTCGTACCGGAGGACGATGCCTGCGACGCGCAAACGGCGGTGCAGGCCGCGCAGAAGCTGGTCGACGCGGGCGTGGTCGCGGTGGCCGGCGGGTATTGCTCGAGCGCCGCGCTTCCCGAGCTGACGACCTTTCATCGGTCCGGCATTCCGTACGTACTGGATGCGTCGACCAACCCGAAGCTGACCGAAATGGGCTACGACAACGTCTTTCGCACCATCGGCCGCGATGACCAGCAGGGCCCGTTCGCTGCCAGCTTCATCAAGAACTCGCTGCACGCGAAGCGTGCGGCGGTCATCGACGACAATACAACTTATTCGAAGGGGCTGGCGCAGAACACGGTCGACGCGCTCAAGAAGGGCGGTGTCGAAGTCGTGTACGCTGATTCGATCACGCCCGGCCAGATGGATTACTCGCCGACCCTGACCAAAGTCGCGTCGCTCAAACCCGACGTGATCTACTACACCGGTTACTTTTCGGAAGCCGGACTGCTCGTGAAGGAGGCGCGGCAACTGGGCCTCAAGATGACCCTCATGGGTGGCGACGCCACCAACGACCCGACGCTGATGAAAACCGCCGGCCCGGCCGCCGACGGCATGATCATCACGACCTCTCCGCTGGCGCAATTCCTTTCCGGCGCGCACAGCTACGTTGACGACTATACAAAGGCCTATGGACAGGGTCCCGGCCCGTATTCCGTCTATGAATACGATGCCGTCGCCGTCACGGCAAAGGCGATTGCCGATGCGAAATCGGCGGACCCGAAGGCGATCATCGCCGCGCTGCACAAGATCAAGGACTATGCGGGCCTGACTGGAACGATCGGATTCGATCCGAAGGGCGACCGCAGCCGCGCGGTGTACATCACGATCATCGTGCGGAACGACCAGTTCGCGGCTTATCAAAGGCAGGACTCGGGTGGTCACTGGGTGGCAATGAAATAG
- a CDS encoding branched-chain amino acid ABC transporter permease, with amino-acid sequence MSTFLQYVVEGLTIGSFYALVALGYTMVYGIIRLINFAHGDLFMVGAFIGWTSLAALASAHLPLALALAAAFAVSMVATGGLGVAIARVAYQPLLRAPRLSILITALGISLALENAVLLIYGAGFRTYPHLLTHAGLNLLDVQITFAQIGIVAVSFTLMLGLYFFVHHTFLGTAMRALAIDQDAARLMGIDVERMIQLTFFIGSVLAAVAGVMEGLFYTQINFFMGFVLGLRAFTAAVLGGIGNIPGAMAGGLLIGLLEAFGAGYVSSQWTDVFVFGVLIAVLVVKPTGLFGERVVERM; translated from the coding sequence ATGAGCACCTTTTTGCAGTACGTCGTCGAAGGGCTGACGATCGGCTCGTTCTACGCGCTCGTGGCCCTCGGGTACACGATGGTCTACGGCATCATCCGTCTGATCAACTTTGCGCACGGCGATCTGTTCATGGTCGGCGCATTTATCGGCTGGACCAGTCTCGCGGCGTTGGCGAGCGCGCATCTGCCGCTTGCGCTCGCGCTGGCGGCTGCTTTCGCGGTGTCGATGGTCGCGACGGGCGGACTCGGCGTCGCCATCGCGCGCGTCGCGTATCAGCCATTGCTGCGCGCACCGCGCCTGTCGATCCTCATTACCGCGCTAGGCATCTCGCTGGCACTCGAAAATGCCGTGCTTCTTATTTACGGCGCCGGCTTCAGGACCTATCCACACCTGCTCACCCACGCGGGACTCAATCTGCTCGACGTGCAAATAACGTTCGCGCAGATCGGCATTGTCGCCGTCAGCTTTACGCTGATGCTGGGTCTCTACTTTTTCGTGCATCACACGTTCCTCGGCACCGCGATGCGTGCGCTCGCGATCGATCAGGATGCGGCGCGCCTGATGGGCATTGATGTCGAGCGGATGATCCAGCTCACCTTCTTCATCGGATCGGTTCTCGCTGCAGTCGCGGGCGTGATGGAGGGCCTCTTTTATACGCAGATCAACTTTTTCATGGGCTTCGTGCTCGGGCTGCGCGCATTTACCGCGGCCGTGCTCGGTGGGATCGGCAATATACCGGGCGCCATGGCGGGCGGACTCCTGATCGGGTTGCTGGAGGCATTCGGCGCTGGTTATGTGTCGTCGCAGTGGACGGATGTGTTCGTGTTCGGCGTGCTGATCGCCGTGCTGGTTGTCAAGCCGACGGGCCTGTTCGGCGAGCGCGTCGTCGAGAGGATGTAG